Below is a window of Chloroflexota bacterium DNA.
AGGCCGAGGCGGCGGCGATCCGCCGGGACTTCTACACCCTCTTCGCGGGGCCGGGCCACGTGCCCGCCCCACCGTGGGAGTCGGTCTACCGCACTGAGGAGCGGCTGCTCTTCGACTGGCCGACGCACGCCGTACGGCAGGCCTACCGCACGATGGCGATCCGTACGGCCCGCCCCGACGAGGCCGACGACCACATCGGGCTGGAGTTGCTGTTCCTGGCCCTGCTGGACGAACGGGCGGCCGGCGGCGATGCGTCGGCGGCAACGGCGCACCGTCAGTTCCTGCGGGAGCACGTGCTCCAGTGGGCGCATCGCTTCTGCGAGGACGTGCGGGCCGCCGCCGAGACGGACTTCTGGCGCGGGGTGGCCCTGGTGACCAGCGGGGTGCTGGCGCTGGAGCATGGCGTG
It encodes the following:
- a CDS encoding molecular chaperone TorD family protein — translated: MLEQLAPADTRLVRALVYRFLATMYLAEPDAGWLTGLARDGLLDEFPVQDEAGVIDRGLGLLRPSLQRLAAEGRPAEAEAAAIRRDFYTLFAGPGHVPAPPWESVYRTEERLLFDWPTHAVRQAYRTMAIRTARPDEADDHIGLELLFLALLDERAAGGDASAATAHRQFLREHVLQWAHRFCEDVRAAAETDFWRGVALVTSGVLALEHGV